One Halobacterium zhouii genomic region harbors:
- a CDS encoding CAP domain-containing protein yields MPGRTEVEAHESSKTSGRLRERLAGHTEEVRVAERGRSQWLTAGQLLVALTVAGSAMIAGSSATVAQNSASAEVAASPTAPPGAQATLSPASQPDAQAATDTDGHDELATAKQSRETAAEWGVEEGAWLAQLQGATVTQAQIQAAKAAAVGVVHQHQDADIQQIQRAARGAAHGALVQSQSVNVTQLQASVSGSVGGSLSQSQSANVTQIQGAAYGAAHGSLAQAQRVSVTQVQQAAAGAASGAAKGAAKRKVADVSKIQEAAQGGAYGALERKAKPEKTHGAAKGGAEGALEQTQHANVKQVQVAALGGAKGAVSQSQRATVRQVQAAGHGAAAGAISQSQTVNIVQIQVAAMGAASGALSQSQSASVTQIQSAARGACRGVLGQVTQVQVVNIVQIQIIVQVAAAETTKKAVREKETRPTKIFHDGKQKGKDKYRAPGDSDRDGLSDDQERLISTDPDDVDTDGDNLNDGTEVLVEQTDPRNQDTDGDGLDDGEEVNHGTNPTLADTDRDGIDDGEEVDQGSNPLDPNDPTETDADEDGLTLREERDRGTDPNDDDTDGDGVGDGEEVDSYDSNPLAYDTDSDGLSDGTEAELGTDPTAADTDGDGLTDSAEVERGTDPTDPDDPAPPDPDGDGLGTAQERQIGTDPQDSDTDDDGLDDGREVTVVFTDPTDPDTDNDTLTDGDEVQNDSDPLDVNDPNPIDADDDGLPDEVEAEVGTNVTNPDTDGDGFLDGTEVDDGTDPLDPDDPPRIRSLGVATDCANVTATNTNDVPVSLTVAGPNGTEQVGLAAGETRQVVESAGDYTLTASTGDGTTVPLGEQNESEFAVTVEECPTVAESLTVVERERNVSVTNPNDASVTVTATGEAGAVQNETVPANETTTLPLAPGNYTLTASIEAGEPVSLNGEQTLNVSIETTAPTLPPVGQANLTASVENATLTVTNPSGVDATANLTNETGTVELFAVPPGETETISNLPAGNYTLAATSEGNATAQVNGNESFAFSVQAAEPTTPEPTTAEPTTVESTTVEPTTVEPTTAEPTTSEPTTAEPTMVEPTTPEPTTPDPTTPEPQALDSLTATVEIQSLTVENPNDLAVTVNATNETGANRTLSVLATSNETLAGLAPGNWTATATAEDGRAVPINGSETYNFTVTAPVTPLESLAVVVGNETFSVENPNELGVSVTVTNESGTVGTTPVGPGENVTATGLAPGNYTLNATSEDGRVVPLNGNETLSVELVGSPVDTDSDGLVDEREADLGTNATRADTDGDGLSDGEEADGETDPLLPDTDMDAVTDGAEVANGTDPLNQSDPGFVDPARYGFDPADPGRSIFWVNPAIPAHQVEEPRLIDSEEIERLIHERVNEIRQQNGLDPLRFNDTLASVARAHSEDMAERNFFENVNPDGEGPLDRYQSVVATDGCSAYGENIQGVSGPVTNEQFADAVVSSWMNSSDQRANILDPDWDSEGIGVYFTQDSINDTFVDGEAEGLLGRSQASLLVTQNFCDQTVQPSGTPTSTPTEAPTSTPTETSISTTTSISTEVSTSTTTPTSIEVPTSTITPASTETPTASTSTSTPNATAVDLTPLGDLVPLRAPHG; encoded by the coding sequence ATGCCCGGACGAACGGAGGTCGAGGCACACGAGTCGTCGAAGACGAGCGGACGCCTCCGCGAACGTCTCGCGGGCCACACGGAGGAGGTACGCGTGGCTGAACGCGGGCGTTCACAGTGGCTGACTGCGGGGCAACTGCTGGTCGCGCTGACGGTCGCCGGAAGCGCGATGATCGCTGGCAGCAGCGCTACAGTGGCCCAGAACTCTGCCAGCGCCGAGGTGGCTGCGTCTCCGACCGCGCCACCGGGCGCGCAGGCGACGCTGTCCCCGGCTTCGCAACCGGACGCGCAGGCAGCCACGGACACCGACGGTCACGACGAACTCGCCACCGCCAAGCAGTCGCGGGAAACCGCCGCGGAGTGGGGCGTCGAGGAGGGCGCCTGGCTGGCCCAACTGCAAGGTGCGACGGTCACGCAGGCACAGATACAGGCCGCGAAGGCGGCGGCCGTCGGCGTGGTGCACCAGCATCAAGACGCGGACATTCAGCAGATCCAGCGCGCAGCGCGCGGCGCTGCACACGGCGCGCTGGTGCAGTCCCAGTCCGTGAACGTGACCCAGTTACAGGCGTCCGTCTCCGGGAGCGTCGGCGGCTCACTGAGTCAGTCCCAGTCCGCGAACGTGACCCAGATACAGGGGGCAGCGTACGGTGCGGCTCACGGGTCGCTCGCGCAGGCCCAGCGAGTTTCGGTGACGCAGGTGCAACAGGCAGCGGCGGGAGCCGCGTCCGGCGCGGCGAAGGGCGCGGCCAAGCGGAAGGTCGCGGACGTCTCGAAGATCCAGGAGGCCGCCCAGGGCGGGGCGTACGGAGCGCTCGAACGGAAGGCCAAGCCCGAGAAGACCCACGGCGCTGCCAAGGGAGGCGCCGAGGGCGCCCTCGAGCAGACCCAGCATGCGAACGTGAAGCAGGTGCAGGTGGCGGCGCTCGGCGGCGCGAAGGGCGCCGTCTCCCAGAGCCAGCGGGCGACGGTCAGGCAGGTGCAAGCGGCGGGCCACGGGGCCGCGGCCGGCGCCATCTCACAGAGCCAGACGGTCAACATCGTGCAGATACAGGTCGCCGCGATGGGCGCGGCGTCGGGCGCGCTCTCCCAGAGCCAGTCGGCGAGCGTCACGCAGATACAGTCGGCGGCCCGGGGCGCCTGCCGAGGGGTTCTCGGCCAGGTGACGCAGGTGCAGGTCGTCAACATCGTGCAGATACAGATCATCGTTCAGGTCGCGGCCGCCGAAACCACGAAGAAGGCAGTCCGAGAGAAGGAAACTCGCCCGACGAAGATCTTCCACGACGGGAAGCAGAAGGGCAAGGACAAGTACCGCGCGCCCGGTGACAGCGACCGCGACGGGCTTTCGGACGACCAGGAGCGCCTCATCAGCACCGACCCGGATGACGTCGACACAGACGGCGACAATCTGAACGACGGAACGGAGGTCCTCGTCGAACAGACCGACCCGCGCAATCAGGACACTGACGGCGACGGTCTCGACGACGGGGAGGAGGTCAACCACGGGACCAATCCGACGCTAGCGGACACGGACCGCGACGGCATCGACGACGGCGAGGAAGTCGATCAGGGGTCGAATCCGCTGGACCCGAACGACCCGACGGAGACAGATGCGGACGAGGACGGCCTGACGCTCCGTGAGGAGCGCGACCGCGGGACCGATCCGAACGACGACGACACCGACGGTGATGGCGTGGGCGACGGCGAGGAGGTCGACTCCTACGACTCGAACCCGCTCGCCTACGACACCGACAGCGACGGACTGAGCGACGGTACGGAGGCCGAGCTCGGGACTGACCCGACCGCAGCAGACACTGACGGCGACGGTCTCACCGACTCGGCGGAGGTCGAGCGCGGGACCGATCCGACCGACCCCGACGACCCTGCACCCCCGGACCCCGACGGGGACGGACTGGGGACCGCCCAGGAGCGACAGATCGGGACCGATCCGCAGGACTCCGACACCGACGACGACGGACTGGACGACGGTCGAGAGGTGACCGTCGTGTTCACCGACCCGACCGACCCCGACACGGACAACGACACCCTCACCGACGGCGACGAGGTTCAGAACGACTCTGACCCGCTCGACGTCAACGACCCGAACCCGATAGACGCCGACGACGACGGCCTCCCCGACGAGGTCGAGGCGGAAGTCGGGACCAACGTGACCAATCCCGATACCGACGGGGACGGATTCCTCGACGGGACGGAGGTCGACGACGGCACGGACCCGCTCGACCCCGACGACCCGCCGCGGATACGGTCGCTCGGCGTCGCCACGGACTGCGCGAACGTCACCGCCACCAACACGAACGACGTGCCCGTATCACTGACCGTCGCCGGGCCGAACGGCACCGAACAGGTAGGTCTCGCGGCGGGAGAGACCCGGCAGGTGGTGGAGTCGGCTGGCGACTACACTCTGACGGCGAGCACCGGCGACGGCACGACGGTGCCGCTGGGCGAGCAGAACGAGTCCGAATTCGCCGTCACCGTCGAGGAGTGCCCGACGGTCGCTGAAAGCCTCACCGTGGTCGAGCGCGAGCGCAACGTCTCGGTCACCAACCCGAACGACGCATCCGTCACGGTCACTGCGACCGGTGAGGCAGGTGCGGTCCAGAACGAGACAGTGCCCGCGAACGAGACCACGACGCTCCCGCTCGCGCCCGGCAACTACACCCTCACGGCCAGCATCGAGGCGGGCGAACCGGTCTCCCTCAACGGCGAGCAGACGCTGAACGTCTCCATCGAGACCACCGCGCCAACCCTGCCGCCGGTCGGCCAGGCGAACCTCACTGCGTCGGTCGAGAACGCCACGCTCACGGTCACGAACCCCTCCGGCGTGGACGCGACGGCAAACCTGACCAACGAGACTGGAACCGTCGAGTTGTTCGCCGTCCCCCCGGGCGAGACAGAGACCATCTCAAACCTGCCGGCGGGTAACTACACGCTAGCCGCGACCAGCGAGGGGAACGCGACGGCCCAGGTCAACGGGAACGAGAGCTTCGCATTCTCGGTGCAGGCAGCAGAGCCGACGACCCCGGAGCCGACGACGGCAGAGCCGACGACAGTCGAGTCAACGACGGTCGAACCAACGACGGTCGAGCCGACGACGGCAGAGCCAACAACATCGGAACCAACGACGGCTGAACCAACAATGGTCGAACCGACGACTCCGGAGCCAACGACCCCCGATCCGACGACTCCCGAGCCCCAAGCACTCGATTCGCTGACCGCGACCGTCGAGATCCAGTCGTTGACCGTCGAGAATCCGAACGACCTCGCCGTCACAGTCAACGCCACGAACGAGACCGGCGCCAACCGGACGCTGTCCGTGTTGGCCACGTCGAACGAGACGCTGGCCGGTCTCGCGCCCGGTAACTGGACCGCGACGGCCACCGCCGAGGACGGGCGGGCGGTTCCAATCAACGGCAGCGAGACGTACAACTTCACCGTTACCGCGCCCGTGACGCCACTCGAGTCGCTTGCCGTCGTCGTCGGTAACGAGACGTTCAGCGTCGAGAACCCGAACGAGCTGGGCGTCTCCGTGACGGTCACCAACGAATCCGGAACGGTCGGGACGACGCCGGTCGGTCCCGGCGAAAACGTGACCGCCACTGGGCTTGCGCCCGGGAACTACACGCTGAACGCGACGAGCGAGGACGGTCGGGTGGTCCCGCTGAACGGCAACGAGACGCTGTCGGTCGAACTTGTCGGTTCGCCGGTCGACACGGACAGCGACGGGTTGGTCGACGAACGAGAGGCGGACCTCGGGACGAACGCGACGAGAGCGGACACCGACGGCGACGGCCTCAGCGACGGCGAGGAGGCCGACGGCGAAACGGACCCGCTCCTGCCGGACACCGACATGGACGCCGTGACCGACGGAGCCGAAGTCGCCAACGGGACGGACCCCCTGAACCAGTCCGACCCCGGGTTCGTCGACCCGGCCCGCTACGGGTTCGACCCTGCCGACCCCGGGCGGTCGATATTCTGGGTCAACCCCGCGATTCCTGCTCACCAGGTCGAGGAACCCCGACTCATCGACTCCGAGGAGATAGAGCGACTGATTCACGAGCGCGTCAACGAGATTCGCCAGCAGAACGGGCTCGACCCCCTGAGATTCAACGACACCCTGGCATCGGTCGCCCGAGCACACAGCGAGGACATGGCCGAGCGGAACTTCTTCGAGAACGTCAACCCCGACGGCGAAGGACCGCTCGACCGGTACCAGAGCGTGGTAGCCACTGACGGCTGTAGTGCCTATGGGGAGAACATTCAGGGAGTGAGTGGGCCCGTTACGAACGAGCAGTTCGCCGACGCAGTGGTCTCATCGTGGATGAACTCCTCCGATCAGCGTGCGAACATCCTCGACCCCGACTGGGACAGCGAGGGCATCGGCGTCTACTTCACGCAGGACAGCATCAACGACACGTTCGTTGACGGTGAGGCCGAGGGTCTTCTCGGCCGCTCCCAGGCTTCGCTGCTCGTGACGCAGAACTTCTGTGACCAGACGGTCCAGCCGAGCGGGACGCCAACGTCGACACCCACCGAGGCGCCAACGTCGACACCCACCGAGACGTCGATCTCGACAACCACCTCGATATCCACCGAGGTGTCTACCTCGACAACCACGCCGACGTCCATCGAGGTGCCAACCTCGACAATCACCCCGGCGTCCACCGAGACGCCAACCGCCTCGACGTCCACCTCGACACCTAACGCAACCGCTGTCGACCTGACTCCTCTTGGGGATTTGGTGCCCCTCCGCGCTCCACACGGGTGA
- a CDS encoding NAD(P)/FAD-dependent oxidoreductase has product MRVVVLGAGYAGVVLVRRLERRLPDDVELIVVDDTGTHLVQHELHRVVRKPEFADDITIRIDDLFDRAKTYRSTVKSIDRDERVVHFEDGDDLAYDVAAVCLGTETADYDLPGVEEHGTPLKRLPHAATIRRDFLDVVDDGGGTVVVGGAGLSGVQTAGELAALARENGIESDVDVLLVEQRPDVASSFPQNFRTAVRDELDREGVWVHTDAEITRVTNSEIHLERRDPIAYDQFVWTGGIRGTDALEGERPDVRADLALDERTFALGDAARVLDAEGTMVPASAQTAIREAKVAARNIETVVADHRDSANGFRPRLDRYTFESPGWAVSIGDSAVAQVGSKVVRGSAANALKSAIGMRYLASAGGIRDVVRLLGDEFDVDVERRQ; this is encoded by the coding sequence ATGCGAGTCGTGGTACTCGGAGCGGGATACGCCGGCGTCGTGCTCGTGCGCCGACTCGAGCGCCGACTACCCGACGACGTCGAACTGATCGTCGTCGACGACACCGGCACCCACCTCGTCCAGCACGAACTCCACCGGGTCGTTCGCAAACCCGAATTCGCCGACGACATCACGATTCGGATCGACGACCTCTTCGACAGAGCAAAGACGTACAGGTCCACGGTCAAGTCGATCGACCGAGACGAACGCGTCGTTCACTTCGAGGACGGCGACGACCTGGCGTACGACGTCGCCGCTGTCTGCCTCGGCACCGAAACGGCTGACTACGACCTTCCAGGCGTCGAGGAGCACGGAACGCCGCTGAAGCGCCTCCCACACGCCGCCACCATCCGTCGTGACTTCCTCGACGTGGTCGACGACGGCGGCGGAACGGTCGTCGTCGGCGGCGCAGGACTCTCCGGCGTACAGACTGCCGGGGAACTCGCCGCGCTCGCACGGGAGAATGGCATCGAATCGGACGTCGACGTCCTGCTCGTCGAGCAACGGCCGGACGTCGCGTCGTCGTTCCCTCAGAACTTCCGGACCGCCGTCCGCGACGAACTCGACCGGGAGGGCGTATGGGTTCACACCGACGCCGAAATCACACGCGTCACCAACTCCGAGATCCATCTCGAACGACGCGACCCTATCGCCTACGACCAGTTCGTCTGGACGGGCGGCATCCGCGGCACCGACGCGCTCGAGGGGGAACGCCCGGACGTGCGCGCTGACCTCGCGCTCGACGAGCGAACGTTCGCACTGGGTGACGCTGCCCGAGTGCTAGACGCCGAAGGGACGATGGTGCCTGCAAGCGCGCAGACCGCGATTCGCGAAGCGAAGGTCGCTGCCAGAAACATCGAAACTGTCGTCGCGGACCACCGAGATTCCGCGAATGGATTCCGACCTCGACTCGACCGCTACACGTTCGAATCGCCAGGCTGGGCAGTGAGCATCGGCGACAGCGCCGTCGCTCAGGTCGGCTCGAAAGTGGTTCGTGGCAGCGCCGCGAACGCGTTGAAGAGCGCAATCGGGATGCGGTATCTCGCGTCCGCCGGTGGAATCCGGGACGTGGTTCGGCTGTTGGGTGACGAGTTCGACGTCGACGTGGAACGCCGTCAGTGA
- the mvaD gene encoding phosphomevalonate decarboxylase MvaD: protein MKATARAHPIQGLVKYHGMRDAELRLPYHDSISVCTAPSATTTTAEFDPELDVDVYRIGGEEETGRGAERIRGVVDEVRRRAGIDHRVRLESENNFPSNIGLGSSSSGFAAAALACVEAAGLALTLPEVSAIARRGSSSAARAVTGGFSDLYAGLNDEDCRSERLPVDDDVAEDLRIVIGKVPAYKETEQAHAEAEDSHMFEARLAHIHDQLAEMKDALRAGDFDRAFETAEHDSLSLAATTMTGPAGWVYWKPDTLEIFNAVRALREDNGTPAYFSTDTGATVYVNTRAEHVDEVEQAVADCGVETSVWEVGGPAHVLDESESLF from the coding sequence ATGAAAGCGACCGCGAGGGCCCACCCCATCCAGGGCCTCGTCAAGTACCACGGGATGCGGGACGCGGAGCTCCGGCTCCCGTACCACGACTCCATCAGCGTCTGCACCGCGCCGAGTGCCACCACCACCACGGCCGAGTTCGACCCCGAACTCGACGTCGACGTCTACCGGATCGGCGGCGAAGAGGAGACTGGTCGCGGCGCAGAACGCATCCGCGGCGTCGTCGACGAGGTCCGCCGCCGCGCCGGCATCGACCACCGCGTCCGCCTCGAGAGCGAGAACAACTTCCCGTCGAACATCGGCCTGGGGTCTTCCTCCTCCGGCTTTGCGGCCGCCGCGCTCGCGTGCGTCGAAGCCGCCGGCCTCGCCCTGACACTCCCCGAGGTGTCGGCCATCGCCAGGCGTGGCTCTTCCTCGGCGGCGCGCGCCGTCACCGGCGGTTTTTCGGACCTCTACGCCGGACTGAACGACGAGGACTGTCGGAGCGAACGGCTCCCGGTCGACGACGACGTCGCCGAGGACCTCCGTATCGTCATCGGGAAAGTCCCTGCGTACAAGGAGACCGAACAGGCCCACGCGGAAGCCGAGGACAGCCACATGTTCGAAGCCCGCCTGGCCCACATCCACGACCAACTCGCCGAGATGAAGGACGCGCTCCGCGCGGGCGACTTCGACCGCGCGTTCGAGACCGCCGAACACGACTCTCTCTCGCTCGCCGCGACCACCATGACCGGACCCGCCGGCTGGGTGTACTGGAAGCCCGACACGCTCGAGATCTTCAATGCAGTACGTGCGCTCCGCGAGGATAACGGCACTCCCGCGTACTTCTCCACTGACACCGGCGCGACCGTCTACGTCAACACGCGCGCCGAACACGTCGACGAGGTCGAACAGGCGGTCGCCGACTGCGGCGTCGAAACCAGCGTGTGGGAGGTCGGCGGCCCCGCCCACGTGCTCGACGAGAGCGAGTCACTGTTCTGA
- the nth gene encoding endonuclease III, translating to MGTPLESREEQVREVIDRLSETYPEPEISLNFSNRLELLIAVMLSAQCTDERVNKETADLFEKYQSVEDYANADEDELSEDIGSITYHNSKAGYIKNSARTIVEEHDGEVPDTMDELTDLQGVGRKTANVVLQHGHDVTEGIVVDTHVQRISRRLGITEEKRPSAIEEDLMPVVPREHWKNYTHWLIAHGRNTCTARNPDCSDCVLEDVCPSSKLDHDVDLADGSEW from the coding sequence ATGGGCACGCCGCTGGAGTCACGCGAAGAACAGGTCCGTGAGGTCATCGACCGGTTGAGCGAGACGTATCCGGAACCGGAGATCTCGCTGAACTTCTCGAATCGGCTCGAACTACTCATCGCGGTGATGCTCTCCGCGCAGTGCACCGACGAACGCGTGAACAAGGAGACGGCGGACCTCTTCGAGAAGTACCAGTCGGTGGAGGACTACGCGAACGCCGACGAGGACGAACTCTCGGAGGACATCGGCTCCATCACGTACCACAACAGCAAAGCGGGGTACATCAAGAACTCCGCGAGGACCATCGTGGAGGAACACGACGGTGAGGTGCCGGACACGATGGACGAGTTGACCGACCTCCAGGGCGTTGGTCGAAAGACGGCGAACGTCGTGCTCCAGCACGGCCACGACGTCACGGAGGGCATCGTCGTCGATACGCACGTCCAGCGCATCTCGCGACGACTCGGCATCACCGAGGAGAAACGCCCATCCGCCATCGAGGAGGACCTGATGCCGGTCGTGCCGCGTGAGCACTGGAAGAACTACACGCACTGGCTCATCGCCCACGGCCGGAACACCTGTACGGCGCGCAATCCGGACTGCTCGGACTGCGTGCTCGAGGACGTCTGTCCGTCCTCGAAACTCGACCACGACGTCGACCTGGCCGACGGCAGCGAGTGGTGA
- a CDS encoding ArsR/SmtB family transcription factor, with product MPANRLLPLRSSVDRGEGANVVGIREDAADDVFEALSASTAREILMALYQEPDTASGVADVVDTSLQNATYHLEKLVDAELVEVADTWYSEQGREMKVYAPANESLVLFASDEASKASLKDRLLRVLGAVGVLGLVSIVVQRLLVGQLGRASQSGETAQPSASGDTFQMTTDGAASGATDAAASGVGVPPGAVFFAGGLLVLTLVLGYAWWRSR from the coding sequence ATGCCAGCGAATCGGCTGTTGCCGCTGCGTTCGTCCGTCGACAGAGGGGAGGGGGCGAACGTGGTGGGAATCCGGGAGGACGCTGCGGACGACGTCTTCGAAGCGCTGTCCGCGTCGACCGCGCGCGAGATACTCATGGCGCTGTACCAGGAACCGGACACAGCGTCGGGCGTCGCCGACGTCGTCGACACGTCCCTCCAGAACGCGACGTACCACCTCGAGAAACTGGTCGACGCGGAACTCGTGGAGGTGGCGGACACGTGGTACTCCGAACAGGGCCGCGAGATGAAGGTGTACGCGCCGGCGAACGAGTCCCTCGTCCTGTTCGCGTCGGACGAGGCGTCGAAGGCTTCGTTGAAGGACCGACTGCTCCGCGTGCTGGGTGCGGTCGGCGTGCTCGGTCTGGTGAGTATCGTCGTGCAGCGTCTCCTCGTAGGCCAACTCGGAAGAGCGTCCCAATCGGGGGAGACGGCGCAGCCATCGGCCAGCGGTGATACGTTCCAGATGACCACCGACGGAGCCGCCTCGGGCGCCACGGACGCCGCGGCGTCGGGCGTGGGCGTGCCGCCGGGAGCGGTGTTCTTCGCCGGCGGCCTGCTCGTGCTCACACTGGTGCTTGGGTACGCGTGGTGGCGCTCGCGGTAG
- a CDS encoding DUF7321 family protein, with protein MVEDVAVATVAAAMVTASFPFYIYGAWVVIDTETVTWGVLTHHLKFIFTGLALNTIPVVAWMLPRLFDQLGGFAVLHAFFGVQAYALLVFALTGIVPILRAKREYNLYHDPDPSVDIDDLHENMSAWRLRLRAGVAGYVVCWLVAWVLGLARYVLRYQFV; from the coding sequence ATGGTCGAAGACGTGGCCGTCGCGACAGTCGCCGCTGCGATGGTCACCGCGAGCTTTCCGTTCTACATCTACGGCGCGTGGGTCGTCATCGACACCGAGACGGTCACCTGGGGCGTACTCACGCACCACCTCAAGTTCATCTTCACCGGACTCGCGCTGAACACGATTCCGGTCGTCGCGTGGATGCTCCCCCGGCTGTTCGACCAGCTCGGCGGGTTCGCCGTCCTCCACGCGTTCTTCGGCGTGCAGGCGTACGCGCTGCTGGTGTTCGCGCTCACCGGGATCGTGCCGATTCTCCGCGCGAAACGCGAGTACAACCTCTACCACGACCCCGACCCGTCCGTCGACATCGACGACCTCCACGAGAACATGAGCGCGTGGCGTCTCCGTCTCCGCGCTGGCGTCGCCGGCTACGTCGTCTGCTGGCTCGTCGCGTGGGTTCTCGGACTCGCACGGTACGTCCTGCGATACCAGTTCGTCTAA
- a CDS encoding DUF7319 domain-containing protein: protein MTDSSPDEDAASASEEPEHDEADPANGVEDDSTMPEADAESESQSAEDLREEVEEAYDFEEFGPREMDEMSAAEWEAAFDPDTWIIGEDLLDRVEADLRHRVATRDVFAVVERTTIDSEPVVLAYSDEGYAVVYPDGSVEGRGTVLRDVKPTVALCSMDDYDTPEPPEEAGLPDPAEVPEGSGGFGTTVLQYVGIAQVAAGVFLFLSPFTYDPLVRSCPPVPGSPAHACTIAGTTLRLHPLGQSAVIAALAGVGFVLFGALILLIVANARLSDRFRSEQFRERLRAAGVDSDERPAFVPETDGDE, encoded by the coding sequence ATGACGGACTCCAGCCCCGACGAGGACGCCGCGTCCGCGTCGGAGGAACCGGAGCACGACGAGGCGGACCCCGCGAACGGCGTCGAGGACGATTCGACGATGCCCGAGGCCGACGCGGAGTCGGAATCGCAGTCCGCCGAGGACCTCCGGGAAGAGGTGGAGGAGGCCTACGACTTCGAGGAGTTCGGCCCGCGCGAGATGGACGAGATGTCGGCGGCGGAGTGGGAGGCCGCCTTCGACCCCGACACGTGGATCATCGGCGAAGACCTCCTCGACCGCGTGGAAGCGGATCTGCGGCACCGCGTGGCGACGCGGGACGTGTTCGCCGTCGTCGAGCGGACGACAATCGACAGTGAACCCGTCGTGTTGGCGTACTCCGACGAGGGGTACGCGGTCGTCTACCCGGACGGGAGCGTCGAGGGACGGGGAACCGTCCTGCGGGACGTCAAGCCGACAGTCGCGCTCTGCTCGATGGACGACTACGACACTCCCGAACCTCCCGAGGAAGCCGGACTGCCGGACCCCGCGGAGGTGCCCGAGGGGAGCGGTGGGTTCGGAACGACAGTCCTCCAGTACGTCGGCATCGCACAGGTCGCCGCAGGCGTGTTCCTGTTCCTCTCGCCGTTCACCTACGACCCACTGGTGCGGTCCTGTCCCCCGGTTCCGGGGTCGCCCGCACACGCGTGTACCATCGCCGGAACGACGCTCCGCCTCCATCCGCTCGGACAGTCCGCGGTCATCGCCGCGCTGGCGGGCGTCGGCTTCGTGCTGTTCGGCGCACTGATACTGCTCATCGTCGCCAACGCCCGCCTCTCGGACCGGTTCCGCTCCGAGCAGTTCCGGGAGCGTCTCCGTGCGGCGGGCGTCGACAGCGACGAGCGGCCGGCGTTCGTCCCCGAAACTGACGGGGACGAGTGA
- a CDS encoding plastocyanin/azurin family copper-binding protein: MKRRDFLKIATGSAGGAAAVGAVGARSSSASAVLQEGDGNNTTSGNGTTGAAGNGTAGNGTQSGGGGLPGAGTTKTVEVGPNNTNTFAPETVYIRPGATVKWVWKSPGHNVHAQKVPDGASWDVQTKITETADFTYSYTFDGPKGEYTYQCDPHAGMGMVGTVVVNDSGEAPGGGGGGESSLSPHEMGVAFQAHYVGIATILMLLVSLVYTFFVVKYGESQHASAPNKR; encoded by the coding sequence ATGAAGAGGCGGGACTTTCTGAAGATCGCGACCGGTTCGGCCGGCGGAGCCGCCGCCGTCGGCGCAGTCGGCGCGCGGTCGTCCTCGGCGTCCGCCGTCCTGCAGGAGGGAGACGGGAACAACACCACCTCCGGCAACGGCACGACGGGAGCGGCCGGTAACGGCACGGCCGGTAACGGGACGCAGTCGGGAGGCGGTGGTCTCCCGGGTGCGGGAACGACGAAGACCGTCGAGGTCGGACCGAACAACACCAACACGTTCGCACCCGAGACGGTGTACATCCGGCCCGGGGCGACCGTGAAGTGGGTGTGGAAGTCCCCGGGTCACAACGTCCACGCCCAGAAGGTTCCCGACGGTGCCAGCTGGGACGTCCAGACGAAGATCACCGAGACAGCGGATTTCACCTACTCGTACACCTTCGACGGTCCGAAGGGCGAGTACACGTACCAGTGTGACCCCCACGCAGGCATGGGGATGGTCGGGACTGTCGTCGTCAACGACTCCGGAGAAGCGCCCGGTGGCGGTGGCGGCGGGGAGTCCTCGCTCTCGCCACACGAGATGGGCGTCGCGTTCCAGGCCCACTACGTCGGTATCGCGACGATTCTGATGCTGCTCGTCTCGCTCGTCTACACGTTCTTCGTCGTGAAGTACGGTGAATCACAACACGCGAGCGCACCCAACAAACGATAA
- a CDS encoding DUF7318 family protein: MSSTGSNYGDIHRYEPARESTAAAIAIVLLTLIEVVFVALFAYGLVAGWGYDPIGNMYLGFLLAAVFIDLSFILLLYRKEFLPDVMIVKKRRRKWEDLYVREDEADGVSAFGDTFEQMKKAVYPYYKR; this comes from the coding sequence ATGTCATCGACTGGCAGCAACTACGGCGACATCCACCGATACGAACCGGCCAGGGAGAGCACGGCGGCCGCCATCGCCATCGTGTTGCTCACGCTCATCGAGGTCGTGTTCGTCGCGCTGTTCGCGTACGGTCTCGTGGCGGGATGGGGGTACGACCCGATCGGCAACATGTACCTCGGCTTCCTGCTCGCGGCGGTGTTCATCGACCTCTCGTTCATCCTCCTGCTCTACCGCAAGGAGTTCCTCCCGGACGTGATGATCGTGAAAAAGCGTCGTCGGAAGTGGGAGGACCTCTACGTCCGCGAGGACGAGGCCGATGGCGTCTCCGCGTTCGGTGACACGTTCGAACAGATGAAGAAGGCAGTGTACCCGTACTACAAACGATAA